In Notamacropus eugenii isolate mMacEug1 chromosome 1, mMacEug1.pri_v2, whole genome shotgun sequence, one genomic interval encodes:
- the LOC140505764 gene encoding cyclin-dependent kinase 4 inhibitor B-like, with amino-acid sequence MTEGSEEDRGVRLDSCLDLTSVAARGQRELLQELLAAGADPNGVNRFGRRPIQVMMMGNVGVAELLLKHGADPNIPDPTTLTLPVHDAAREGFLDTLILLHRAGARLDIGDSLGRLPLHLAQQQGHHQVTLYLRAVTGD; translated from the exons ATGACAGAAGGATCAGAAGAGGACAGGGGGGTTCGCCTCGACAGCTGCCTCGACCTGACAAGTGTCGCTGCCCGAGGGCAAAGGGAACTTTTGCAGGAGCTCCTGGCAGCGGGAGCAGATCCCAACGGAGTCAATCGCTTTGGGAGGCGGCCCATCCAG GTCATGATGATGGGCAATGTTGGAGTGGCAGAGCTCCTACTGAAGCACGGAGCAGATCCCAACATCCCCGACCCCACCACTCTAACCCTACCAGTCCATGATGCAGCCCGGGAGGGTTTCTTAGACACTCTGATCTTGCTTCATCGTGCAGGAGCCCGTTTGGACATTGGAGACTCTCTGGGTCGCCTCCCCTTGCACCTAGCTCAGCAGCAGGGACACCATCAAGTCACCTTATACCTTCGAGCAGTTACAGGGGATTGA